The following coding sequences lie in one Vanessa tameamea isolate UH-Manoa-2023 chromosome 17, ilVanTame1 primary haplotype, whole genome shotgun sequence genomic window:
- the LOC113400421 gene encoding carboxypeptidase B-like isoform X2, whose product MNYSEQCISSVRHNNLFSRDDSSEETGKVAQKTESCTQTRMFRKRRGTLVSPKNHIPSGMIQKYTSKNKKLAPSERPRRRRILLMDWNRFHKLDVIYSFMDELEKDFPAICTVYVIGKSVEGRDIKMLKISNSNASNVAVWLDGSIHSREWITTAVVTYLADIIVRNFQNTSSSITNKDWYIVPVLNPDGYVYTHTRDRMWRKNRARHDSEFVGVDLNRNFSFGWGNNGEEGSSEMPNNVFYRGPEPFSEPETAAVRDTILSSSTPFKVFLSFHSYYELIIFPWGYKTEPCADYLRLLEGGAIMARVTCPRNI is encoded by the exons ATGAATTATTCTGAACAATGTATTAGTTCCGTCCGTCATAACAATCTCTTTAGCAGAGATGACTCTTCAGAAGAAACTGGAAAAGTAGCTCAAAAAACCGAAAGTTGTACACAAACAAGGATGTTTCGAAAGAGAAGGGGTACATTAGTAAGCCCAA AAAATCACATACCAAGCGGAatgattcaaaaatatacaagcaaaaataaaaaattagctCCATCCGAACGaccaagaagaagaagaa TACTGTTAATGGATTGGAATAGATTCCATAAACTCGATGTTATATATTCGTTTATGGATGAATTGGAAAAGGATTTTCCAGCTATCTGTACCGTTTATGTTATCGGTAAATCTGTAGAAGGTAGAGATATCAAG ATGCTAAAGATATCGAACAGCAACGCAAGCAATGTTGCAGTGTGGTTAGACGGATCCATACATTCACGAGAGTGGATTACAACAGCTGTTGTGACCTATCTTGCCGATATTATTGTCAGAAACTTTCAGAACACTTCCTCTTCTATTACTAATAAAGATtg GTATATAGTTCCAGTGTTGAACCCAGACGGCTACgtgtacacacacacacgagACCGTATGTGGAGAAAGAATCGAGCGCGACACGATAGCGAGTTTGTTGGAGTTGATCTCAACAGAAATTTTAG TTTTGGCTGGGGAAACAATGGGGAAGAAGGTTCCTCTGAAATGCCAAATAATGTGTTTTATAGAGGACCTGAGCCTTTCTCGGAACCCGAAACAGCAGCTGTCagg gaTACCATATTGAGTTCGTCAACACCTTTCAAAGTGTTCCTATCGTTTCATAGCTACTATGAGCTGATCATATTCCCGTGGGGCTacaaaaccgagccctgtgcAGACTACCTACGTTTACTAGAAGGTGGCGCGATTATGGCAAGGGTAACATGTCCAC GCAATATTTGA
- the LOC113400421 gene encoding carboxypeptidase B-like isoform X1: MNYSEQCISSVRHNNLFSRDDSSEETGKVAQKTESCTQTRMFRKRRGTLVSPKNHIPSGMIQKYTSKNKKLAPSERPRRRRILLMDWNRFHKLDVIYSFMDELEKDFPAICTVYVIGKSVEGRDIKMLKISNSNASNVAVWLDGSIHSREWITTAVVTYLADIIVRNFQNTSSSITNKDWYIVPVLNPDGYVYTHTRDRMWRKNRARHDSEFVGVDLNRNFSFGWGNNGEEGSSEMPNNVFYRGPEPFSEPETAAVRDTILSSSTPFKVFLSFHSYYELIIFPWGYKTEPCADYLRLLEGGAIMARAIFEYSGIIYKVGSTKDLTYYACGTSIDWSYAIAKIPYTYMIELRSKKYKFRLPKDQILDTCNENWKAVQALMKFVDQQSRI, translated from the exons ATGAATTATTCTGAACAATGTATTAGTTCCGTCCGTCATAACAATCTCTTTAGCAGAGATGACTCTTCAGAAGAAACTGGAAAAGTAGCTCAAAAAACCGAAAGTTGTACACAAACAAGGATGTTTCGAAAGAGAAGGGGTACATTAGTAAGCCCAA AAAATCACATACCAAGCGGAatgattcaaaaatatacaagcaaaaataaaaaattagctCCATCCGAACGaccaagaagaagaagaa TACTGTTAATGGATTGGAATAGATTCCATAAACTCGATGTTATATATTCGTTTATGGATGAATTGGAAAAGGATTTTCCAGCTATCTGTACCGTTTATGTTATCGGTAAATCTGTAGAAGGTAGAGATATCAAG ATGCTAAAGATATCGAACAGCAACGCAAGCAATGTTGCAGTGTGGTTAGACGGATCCATACATTCACGAGAGTGGATTACAACAGCTGTTGTGACCTATCTTGCCGATATTATTGTCAGAAACTTTCAGAACACTTCCTCTTCTATTACTAATAAAGATtg GTATATAGTTCCAGTGTTGAACCCAGACGGCTACgtgtacacacacacacgagACCGTATGTGGAGAAAGAATCGAGCGCGACACGATAGCGAGTTTGTTGGAGTTGATCTCAACAGAAATTTTAG TTTTGGCTGGGGAAACAATGGGGAAGAAGGTTCCTCTGAAATGCCAAATAATGTGTTTTATAGAGGACCTGAGCCTTTCTCGGAACCCGAAACAGCAGCTGTCagg gaTACCATATTGAGTTCGTCAACACCTTTCAAAGTGTTCCTATCGTTTCATAGCTACTATGAGCTGATCATATTCCCGTGGGGCTacaaaaccgagccctgtgcAGACTACCTACGTTTACTAGAAGGTGGCGCGATTATGGCAAGG GCAATATTTGAATACAGTGGAATCATATACAAAGTGGGCAGTACAAAAGATTTAACATACTACGCCTGTGGTACCAGCATAGATTGGAGTTACGCCATCGCGAAAATTCCATACACCTACATGATTGAATTAAGAAGTAAGAAATACAAGTTCAGGTTACCGAAAGACCAAATCCTGGACACGTGTAATGAAAACTGGAAGGCAGTGCAGGCTTTAATGAAATTTGTCGATCAACAGTCACGCATTTAA